A stretch of the Capsicum annuum cultivar UCD-10X-F1 chromosome 8, UCD10Xv1.1, whole genome shotgun sequence genome encodes the following:
- the LOC107839396 gene encoding beta-glucosidase BoGH3B isoform X2 — translation MHLFNSKGSVLSGGGSTPLPKATAADWIKMVNDYQNGSLSTRLGIPMMYGIDAVHGHNNVFNATIFPHNIGLGAARDPELMRRIGDATALEVRATGIPYVFAPCIAVCRDPRWGRCYESYSEDPKIVKEMTDIIIGLQGEIPNGSRKGIPYVAGKKKVAACAKHFVGDGGTTNGDNEANVVSTRHDLLSIHMPAYYDSIIKGVATVMASYSSLNGRKMHANHDLLTGFLKGTLKFKGFVISDWQAIDKITSPPHANYTYSIESSILAGVDMVMVPYNFTEFINDLTYLVKNKFIPMDRIDDAAGRILSVKFTMGLFENPYTDFSLINEVGSQEHRNLAREAVRKSLVLLKNGKTANNTLLPLPKKVSKILVAGSHADNLGYQCGGWTITWQGFDGNDATRGTTILGAIKSAVDPETQVVYVENPDSKYATSGEFDYAIVAVGEHPYAESGGQSTTLTMADPGPDVINNVCQSVKCVVIVISGRPLVIEPYLPSIDALVAAWLPGTEGQGITDLLFGDYVFTGKLPRTWFRTVDQLPMNFGDPHYDPLFPFGFGLTTSKSAMTRSVSAAAAGRPYVLGIMVSVFIGLYIQSILLT, via the exons ATGCATTTATTCAATAGTAAGG ggagCGTATTAAGTGGTGGGGGAAGTACTCCACTTCCGAAAGCTACTGCTGCAGATTGGATTAAGATGGTGAATGACTACCAAAACGGTTCTCTATCAACTCGCCTTGGGATTCCAATGATGTATGGGATTGATGCCGTTCATGGACACAACAATGTTTTTAATGCCACCATATTTCCACATAACATTGGGCTTGGAGCTGCTAG GGACCCTGAACTCATGCGAAGGATTGGCGATGCTACTGCTCTTGAAGTCAGAGCTACAGGGATTCCTTATGTATTTGCTCCTTGCATAGCT GTTTGCAGAGATCCTAGGTGGGGTCGCTGTTACGAAAGTTATAGTGAAGATCCCAAGATTGTTAAAGAAATGACAGATATTATAATTGGGTTACAAGGCGAGATTCCCAATGGATCAAGGAAGGGCATACCTTATGTTGCTGGAAA GAAAAAGGTGGCTGCTTGTGCAAAGCACTTTGTTGGTGATGGGGGCACAACTAATGGTGATAATGAGGCGAACGTCGTGTCTACCAGGCATGATTTGCTAAGTATCCACATGCCCGCCTACTATGATTCAATAATCAAAGGTGTTGCTACGGTTATGGCATCTTATTCTAGCTTGAATGGCAGAAAGATGCATGCAAACCATGATCTACTTACTGGTTTTCTCAAGGGCACACTTAAGTTCAAG GGTTTTGTCATTTCAGATTGGCAAGCTATTGACAAGATTACCTCTCCACCTCATGCCAACTACACTTATTCAATTGAGTCTAGCATTCTAGCTGGTGTAGACATG GTTATGGTCCCATATAATTTCACTGAGTTTATCAACGATCTCACTTATCTCGTCAAGAACAAATTTATCCCAATGGATCGTATTGATGATGCCGCGGGGAGGATTTTGTCAGTTAAATTTACCATGGGACTATTTGAGAACCCCTACACTGATTTCAGCCTGATCAATGAGGTTGGGAGCCAG GAACACAGGAACTTAGCAAGAGAAGCTGTGCGGAAATCTCTTGTGCTGCTGAAGAATGGGAAAACTGCTAATAACACATTGTTACCTCTTCCTAAGAAAGTGTCTAAAATTTTGGTTGCTGGTAGCCATGCTGACAACTTAGGTTATCAATGTGGCGGATGGACTATCACTTGGCAGGGGTTTGATGGTAATGATGCTACAAGAG GAACTACCATCCTCGGTGCAATAAAGTCTGCAGTAGATCCAGAAACACAAGTCGTCTATGTTGAGAATCCTGACAGCAAGTATGCTACTTCTGGTGAATTTGACTATGCTATTGTCGCTGTGGGTGAGCACCCTTATGCTGAGAGTGGAGGACAGAGTACTACTCTCACAATGGCAGATCCTGGACCTGATGTCATTAACAATGTGTGCCAATCCGTGAAGTGTGTTGTCATCGTCATATCTGGTCGACCACTCGTGATTGAACCATATCTACCTTCAATTGATGCACTTGTAGCGGCCTGGTTACCCGGAACTGAAGGACAAGGTATCACTGATCTTCTCTTTGGGGACTACGTATTTACTGGAAAACTCCCAAGAACTTGGTTCAGAACTGTAGATCAACTTCCGATGAACTTTGGTGACCCTCACTATGATCCATTGTTTCCCTTTGGATTCGGGCTCACAACATCTAAGTCAGCAATGACAAG GTCTGTATCAGCAGCTGCTGCTGGAAGGCCATATGTTCTTGGGATTATGGTTTCTGTATTTATTGGTTTGTATATCCAAAGCATTCTATTAACTTGA
- the LOC107839395 gene encoding vacuolar protein sorting-associated protein 9A, whose protein sequence is MENSDVLGSSTAPLTWHDFLQRMRDPAAADFVKSIKSFIVSFLNNAPDAERDSAAVQEFLGNMETAFRAHSLWAGCSEEELESAGEGLEKYVMTKLFTRTFASLPEDVKVDEQLHEKIALIQQFVRPENLDIKPTYQNESSWLLAQKELQKINMYRAPRDKLVCILNCCKVINNLLTSVSSKDNPPGADDFLPVLIYVTIKANPPQLHSNLLYIQRFRRQTRLVSEAAYFFTNILSAESFISNIDAQALSMDETEFETNMESARALLSGLSFDNNVLGQSDQNAALVPGADTTDSKLSSRSNRPPSPATQPNPSVASTETKPKNEDQYVKSQSSMEKIPSLSDLENRGASLLIKEDSISQVFQSFPYLYSQTGDLTVGDVEELLTNYKRLVIKYICLAKGSGIDNPSPPLLNDQGQTPHPEFEFNPESEAASAGEPIDGTQKDATPEDSSSVLSQSLESGESKLKETEEVSSKGEEGS, encoded by the exons CTTTATTGTATCATTTTTGAACAATGCTCCAGACGCAGAGAGGGATAGTGCAGCTGTGCAGGAATTCCTTGGAAATATGGAAACGGCATTCAGAGCTCATTCACTTTGGGCTGGATGTTCTGAGGAGGAGTTGGAAAGTGCTGGCGAA GGACTTGAGAAGTATGTCATGACAAAGCTATTTACACGTACTTTTGCTTCACTTCCTGAAGATGTGAAAGTTGATGAGCAGCTTCATGAGAAAATTGCTTTGATTCAACAATTTGTTAGGCCTGAGAATTTGGATATCAAGCCTACATATCAAAATGAATCATCATGGTTG CTCGCCCAGAAGGAGCTACAAAAGATAAATATGTACAGGGCACCAAGAGACAAACTTGTGTGCATTCTTAATTGTTGCAAGGTTATCAATAACCTCTTGACTTCTGTTTCATCAAAGGATAACCCTCCAGGAGCAGATGATTTTCTTCCAGTTCTCATATATGTCACCATAAAG GCTAACCCCCCTCAGCTGCATTCAAATCTACTGTATATACAAAGGTTTAGGCGGCAAACTCGTTTGGTTTCTGAAGCGGCATACTTCTTCACAAATATTCTTTCTGCAGAATCTTTCATTTCGAATATTGATGCACAAGCTCTTTCTATGGATGAGACCGAGTTTGAAACAAATATGGAGTCTGCTCGAGCACTTCTTTCTGGTCTTTCCTTTGACAACAATGTACTGGGCCAGAGTGATCAGAACGCTGCACTTGTTCCTGGTGCTGACACTACCGATTCCAAACTAAGTTCTAGGTCAAATAGGCCTCCAAGCCCTGCTACACAGCCAAATCCCTCGGTTGCATCAACAGAAACAAAACCCAAGAACGAGGATCAGTATGTGAAAAGTCAGTCATCAATGGAAAAGATCCCGTCACTGTCGGATCTGGAAAACAGAGGGGCTAGTCTGCTTATTAAGGAGGATAGCATTAGCCAAGTGTTTCAAAGTTTCCCCTACCTATATTCCCAGACTGGTGACTTAACAGTGGGTGATGTCGAAGAACTACTAACCAATTACAAGCGTTTGGTTATCAAGTATATTTGCCTGGCTAAAGGATCAGGAATTGACAATCCATCTCCACCATTGCTTAATGATCAAGGACAAACTCCACATCCTGAGTTTGAATTCAACCCTGAATCTGAAGCCGCCTCAGCAGGAGAGCCAATTGATGGGACGCAGAAAGACGCCACTCCCGAGGATTCAAGTTCAGTACTTTCACAGTCTCTCGAGAGTGGTGAATCGAAGTTAAAGGAAACTGAAGAAGTTTCAAGTAAGGGTGAAGAAGGGAGTTAG
- the LOC107839396 gene encoding beta-glucosidase BoGH3B isoform X1 translates to MNRKSWICCWVGTLLLLWWSCSCKSALADRYMKYKDPKQPVAVRVKDVIGRMTLEEKIGQMVQIDRTTATIQIMKDYYIGSVLSGGGSTPLPKATAADWIKMVNDYQNGSLSTRLGIPMMYGIDAVHGHNNVFNATIFPHNIGLGAARDPELMRRIGDATALEVRATGIPYVFAPCIAVCRDPRWGRCYESYSEDPKIVKEMTDIIIGLQGEIPNGSRKGIPYVAGKKKVAACAKHFVGDGGTTNGDNEANVVSTRHDLLSIHMPAYYDSIIKGVATVMASYSSLNGRKMHANHDLLTGFLKGTLKFKGFVISDWQAIDKITSPPHANYTYSIESSILAGVDMVMVPYNFTEFINDLTYLVKNKFIPMDRIDDAAGRILSVKFTMGLFENPYTDFSLINEVGSQEHRNLAREAVRKSLVLLKNGKTANNTLLPLPKKVSKILVAGSHADNLGYQCGGWTITWQGFDGNDATRGTTILGAIKSAVDPETQVVYVENPDSKYATSGEFDYAIVAVGEHPYAESGGQSTTLTMADPGPDVINNVCQSVKCVVIVISGRPLVIEPYLPSIDALVAAWLPGTEGQGITDLLFGDYVFTGKLPRTWFRTVDQLPMNFGDPHYDPLFPFGFGLTTSKSAMTRSVSAAAAGRPYVLGIMVSVFIGLYIQSILLT, encoded by the exons ATGAATAGGAAAAGTTGGATTTGTTGTTGGGTTGGGACTCTGCTGCTGCTATGGTGGAGCTGCAGCTGCAAGAGTGCATTGGCTGACAGGTACATGAAGTACAAGGATCCAAAACAACCAGTTGCTGTTAGAGTTAAAGATGTTATTGGTCGAATGACTCTTGAAGAAAAGATTGGACAGATGGTTCAAATTGATAGGACTACTGCTACAATTCAAATCATGAAAGACTATTATATTG ggagCGTATTAAGTGGTGGGGGAAGTACTCCACTTCCGAAAGCTACTGCTGCAGATTGGATTAAGATGGTGAATGACTACCAAAACGGTTCTCTATCAACTCGCCTTGGGATTCCAATGATGTATGGGATTGATGCCGTTCATGGACACAACAATGTTTTTAATGCCACCATATTTCCACATAACATTGGGCTTGGAGCTGCTAG GGACCCTGAACTCATGCGAAGGATTGGCGATGCTACTGCTCTTGAAGTCAGAGCTACAGGGATTCCTTATGTATTTGCTCCTTGCATAGCT GTTTGCAGAGATCCTAGGTGGGGTCGCTGTTACGAAAGTTATAGTGAAGATCCCAAGATTGTTAAAGAAATGACAGATATTATAATTGGGTTACAAGGCGAGATTCCCAATGGATCAAGGAAGGGCATACCTTATGTTGCTGGAAA GAAAAAGGTGGCTGCTTGTGCAAAGCACTTTGTTGGTGATGGGGGCACAACTAATGGTGATAATGAGGCGAACGTCGTGTCTACCAGGCATGATTTGCTAAGTATCCACATGCCCGCCTACTATGATTCAATAATCAAAGGTGTTGCTACGGTTATGGCATCTTATTCTAGCTTGAATGGCAGAAAGATGCATGCAAACCATGATCTACTTACTGGTTTTCTCAAGGGCACACTTAAGTTCAAG GGTTTTGTCATTTCAGATTGGCAAGCTATTGACAAGATTACCTCTCCACCTCATGCCAACTACACTTATTCAATTGAGTCTAGCATTCTAGCTGGTGTAGACATG GTTATGGTCCCATATAATTTCACTGAGTTTATCAACGATCTCACTTATCTCGTCAAGAACAAATTTATCCCAATGGATCGTATTGATGATGCCGCGGGGAGGATTTTGTCAGTTAAATTTACCATGGGACTATTTGAGAACCCCTACACTGATTTCAGCCTGATCAATGAGGTTGGGAGCCAG GAACACAGGAACTTAGCAAGAGAAGCTGTGCGGAAATCTCTTGTGCTGCTGAAGAATGGGAAAACTGCTAATAACACATTGTTACCTCTTCCTAAGAAAGTGTCTAAAATTTTGGTTGCTGGTAGCCATGCTGACAACTTAGGTTATCAATGTGGCGGATGGACTATCACTTGGCAGGGGTTTGATGGTAATGATGCTACAAGAG GAACTACCATCCTCGGTGCAATAAAGTCTGCAGTAGATCCAGAAACACAAGTCGTCTATGTTGAGAATCCTGACAGCAAGTATGCTACTTCTGGTGAATTTGACTATGCTATTGTCGCTGTGGGTGAGCACCCTTATGCTGAGAGTGGAGGACAGAGTACTACTCTCACAATGGCAGATCCTGGACCTGATGTCATTAACAATGTGTGCCAATCCGTGAAGTGTGTTGTCATCGTCATATCTGGTCGACCACTCGTGATTGAACCATATCTACCTTCAATTGATGCACTTGTAGCGGCCTGGTTACCCGGAACTGAAGGACAAGGTATCACTGATCTTCTCTTTGGGGACTACGTATTTACTGGAAAACTCCCAAGAACTTGGTTCAGAACTGTAGATCAACTTCCGATGAACTTTGGTGACCCTCACTATGATCCATTGTTTCCCTTTGGATTCGGGCTCACAACATCTAAGTCAGCAATGACAAG GTCTGTATCAGCAGCTGCTGCTGGAAGGCCATATGTTCTTGGGATTATGGTTTCTGTATTTATTGGTTTGTATATCCAAAGCATTCTATTAACTTGA